The proteins below are encoded in one region of Pacificitalea manganoxidans:
- the proS gene encoding proline--tRNA ligase, whose protein sequence is MRLSRYFLPVLKETPADAQIVSHRYMLRAGMIRQQAAGIYSWLPLGYKVLKRIEQIVHEEQQRAGHIPLLMPTLQPASLWQESGRFDAYGPEMLRIRDRHDRDMLYGPTNEEMITDIFRGHVASYRDLPLTLYHIQWKFRDEIRPRFGVMRGREFYMKDGYNFDLTKEDALHAYNRHLVTYLRTYERMGLQAIPMRADSGPIGGDDTHEFLVLAETGESEVFYDAAVTDIRLGARDIDYDDKAQCQAVMEEFTELYARTDETHDAEEFDRIPEERRRSARGIEVGQIFYFGTKYSEAMGATVATPEGERVPVHMGSHGIGVSRLVGAIIEASHDDKGIIWPEGVTPFHVGIVNLKQGDAEADKACEDLYAAMEAAGLEPLYDDRSERAGAKFATMDLIGLPWRITVGPRGLKNGVVELTSRRSGESEELAPEAAIARLIEIYAGKL, encoded by the coding sequence ATGCGCCTGAGCCGTTACTTCCTGCCGGTCCTGAAGGAAACTCCGGCCGACGCCCAGATCGTCAGCCACCGCTACATGCTTCGTGCCGGCATGATCCGGCAGCAGGCGGCGGGGATCTATTCGTGGCTGCCGCTGGGCTATAAGGTGCTCAAGCGCATCGAACAGATCGTCCACGAGGAACAGCAGCGCGCGGGCCATATCCCGCTGCTGATGCCGACGCTGCAACCCGCCAGCCTGTGGCAGGAATCGGGGCGCTTCGATGCCTATGGGCCGGAAATGCTGCGCATTCGCGACCGCCACGACCGCGACATGCTGTATGGTCCCACCAACGAGGAGATGATCACCGACATCTTCCGCGGCCATGTGGCAAGCTACCGCGATCTGCCCCTGACGCTCTACCATATCCAGTGGAAATTCCGCGATGAGATCCGCCCGCGCTTCGGCGTGATGCGGGGCCGCGAATTCTACATGAAGGACGGCTATAACTTCGACCTCACGAAAGAAGACGCGCTGCACGCCTATAACCGGCATCTGGTGACCTATCTGCGCACCTATGAGCGCATGGGCCTTCAGGCCATTCCGATGCGCGCCGATAGCGGCCCCATCGGCGGCGACGACACGCATGAATTCCTCGTGCTGGCAGAAACCGGCGAATCGGAGGTGTTCTATGACGCCGCCGTCACCGACATCCGGTTGGGCGCGCGCGACATCGATTACGATGACAAGGCGCAGTGTCAGGCCGTGATGGAAGAATTTACCGAGCTTTACGCCCGCACGGATGAAACCCACGACGCCGAGGAATTCGACCGCATCCCCGAGGAGCGCCGCCGCAGCGCCCGCGGCATCGAGGTCGGCCAGATCTTCTACTTCGGCACCAAGTATTCCGAGGCCATGGGCGCCACCGTCGCCACCCCGGAAGGCGAGCGTGTCCCGGTCCATATGGGTAGCCACGGCATCGGCGTCAGCCGTCTGGTGGGCGCGATCATCGAGGCCAGCCACGACGACAAAGGCATCATCTGGCCCGAAGGTGTGACCCCGTTCCATGTCGGCATCGTCAACCTCAAGCAAGGCGACGCGGAAGCGGACAAAGCCTGCGAGGATCTCTACGCCGCGATGGAAGCCGCCGGGCTGGAGCCGCTCTATGACGACCGCTCCGAACGCGCCGGCGCGAAATTCGCCACCATGGACCTCATCGGTCTGCCGTGGCGGATCACCGTCGGCCCGCGCGGGCTGAAAAACGGCGTGGTCGAGTTGACCTCCCGCCGCAGCGGCGAAAGCGAAGAACTGGCCCCCGAAGCCGCCATCGCCCGCCTGATCGAGATCTACGCAGGTAAGCTCTGA